One window of the Flavobacteriaceae bacterium YJPT1-3 genome contains the following:
- a CDS encoding DUF4442 domain-containing protein — protein sequence MSLNPSKFNWYTFFNLPSAWWTGVRVKAIDAHQCVVSVKHRWINQNPFRSMFWAVQGMAAELATGALVMLAIRNSGKKISMLVANNNATFTKKATGRITFRCQDGAKIQEAIDRAVATGEGQTCWMQSVGVNKEGIPVSTFNFEWTVKAKSV from the coding sequence ATGAGCCTTAATCCAAGTAAATTCAACTGGTATACTTTTTTTAATCTTCCGTCGGCCTGGTGGACTGGCGTTCGGGTTAAAGCTATTGATGCGCATCAGTGTGTGGTCAGCGTAAAACATCGATGGATCAATCAGAATCCTTTTCGTTCTATGTTTTGGGCGGTACAGGGAATGGCGGCCGAATTGGCGACCGGGGCCCTGGTCATGTTGGCGATCAGAAATAGCGGAAAAAAGATTTCGATGTTGGTAGCCAATAACAACGCCACTTTCACCAAGAAGGCTACCGGAAGAATCACCTTTAGGTGTCAGGATGGCGCGAAAATTCAAGAAGCCATCGATCGCGCAGTCGCTACCGGCGAGGGGCAAACCTGCTGGATGCAGTCGGTAGGTGTCAATAAAGAGGGAATTCCCGTAAGCACCTTTAATTTTGAATGGACGGTTAAAGCCAAGTCGGTCTAA
- a CDS encoding TIGR00266 family protein, giving the protein MNAHEIDYHIYGEEMQYVEIELDPQEGVIAEAGSFMMMDDGIKMETIFGDGSKNDSSIMGKIFGAGKRLLTGESLFMTVFYNTIPGKKRVSFASPYPGKIIAIDLSSNGGRFVCQKDAFLCAAKGVSVGIEFSRKLGRGLFGGEGFIMQRLEGDGLAFVHAGGTTYKKELQAGEKLKVDTGCIIGFDHTVNYDIEFVGGIRNTIFGGEGLFFATLTGPGTVYVQSLPFSRLAGRVWAAAPKGGGRDKGEGSILGGLGDLLDGDNRF; this is encoded by the coding sequence ATGAATGCACACGAAATTGACTACCACATCTACGGGGAAGAGATGCAGTATGTAGAAATCGAACTAGACCCCCAAGAAGGAGTAATTGCTGAAGCCGGCAGTTTTATGATGATGGATGACGGCATTAAAATGGAAACCATCTTTGGTGACGGATCTAAAAATGACAGCAGTATCATGGGGAAGATCTTTGGGGCCGGGAAACGGCTGCTGACCGGAGAATCCCTATTCATGACCGTTTTCTACAATACCATTCCCGGAAAAAAGAGGGTTTCTTTTGCTTCTCCTTATCCCGGTAAAATTATTGCCATCGACCTGTCCAGCAATGGGGGTCGCTTTGTTTGTCAAAAGGATGCCTTTCTCTGCGCGGCCAAAGGGGTTTCAGTAGGCATTGAATTCTCCAGAAAATTAGGTCGTGGTCTTTTTGGAGGGGAAGGTTTCATCATGCAGCGCCTGGAAGGAGACGGTCTGGCCTTCGTACATGCTGGAGGGACCACCTATAAGAAGGAATTACAGGCAGGGGAGAAGTTGAAGGTGGATACCGGATGCATCATTGGTTTTGACCATACCGTAAACTACGATATTGAATTCGTAGGGGGTATTCGTAATACCATCTTTGGAGGCGAAGGCTTGTTCTTTGCTACCCTGACCGGACCGGGAACCGTTTATGTTCAGTCTTTACCATTCAGCCGACTGGCCGGACGGGTATGGGCCGCTGCACCCAAGGGAGGCGGCAGAGATAAAGGAGAAGGCTCGATTTTAGGAGGACTCGGCGATCTGCTGGATGGCGACAATCGCTTTTAA